The Pyxidicoccus sp. MSG2 DNA segment GCCCAGGGCCACGGGGCCGATAGACCCATCGCGTCGAACGAGACGTCCCAGGGGCGCGAGGCCAACCGCCGCGTGGAGCTGCTGCTCCCAGCGCCCGGCCCCCACTCGAAGAGTCCCCGCCGCTGACGGCCCGTGTCAGCCGAGACACCCGCCACATGCCACCCGTGCGGTGTAGGATTGGCGCATGAGTGCTTCGAGCCCCCTGTTCGGTGACCTGCTGCTCAAGCTGGGCATCGTCACGCCCAGTCAGGTGCAGGAGGCCCTTGCCCTGCAGGCCCTCACCGGCCAGCGCGTGGGTGAGGCCCTCATCTCCCTCGGCTACGTCACGCGCGAGCAGATTCAGGACGCGCTGGGCGAGGCGCTCGGGCTGCATCAGGACAAGAGCCCCCTCCAGCCCGCGCTGGGCGAGCTGCTCGTGGGGCTCAAGTACGTGACGCTGGCGCAGCTCGAGGAGGCGCTCGCCCGCCAGCGCCGCGACGGCCGCAAGCTGGGCGAAATCCTCGTCGAGCTGGGCCACTGCACGTACAAGCAAATCTACGAGGCGCTCGGCCTGCAGAACCGCATCGCCGGTCGGCAGGAGGCCCCGCGGCCCTTCATCGACGGCCGCCGCCGCGTGGTGGTGGTGGACGACAGCCCGCTGGCCTGCGCCTTCGTGCAGGAGGGGCTCGTCGCGCTGAACTACGAGGTGCTCTGCTACCAGGACCCGTTCGAGGCGCTGGAGGGCATGAGCCGCCTGCAGCCCGCCATCGTCCTGAGTGATTTGGAGATGCCCGGCCTGGACGGCGTGGAGCTGTGCCGGCGGCTGAAGGAAGGCCCCAGCCGCGGCGTGCCGGTCATCATCCTCACCGCGAATGACCGCGAGGCCGAGCGCGTGCGCGGCCTGCGCGCGGGCGCCGACGACTACGTCAACAAGTCCGCCTCCATGGACGAGCTGGCCGCGCGAATCGAGAGCGTGGTGCGGCGCACCGGCGAGACGGAGCGCATGCGCAAGCTGTTCGCGCGCTACACGTCCGACGCGGTGGTGGACGAAATCCTCAAGAGCGCGGACGCGGTGGTGCTCACCGGTGAGAAGCGCGAGGTGACGGTGCTGTTCTCGGACATCCGCAACTTCACCGGGCTGGCGGAGAGCCTGCCGCCAGAGCAGGTGGTCGGCGTGCTCAACCAGGTGCTGGGGCGGCTGTCGGACGCGGTCTTCACCTGCGGCGGCACGCTGGACAAGTTCCTCGGCGACGGGCTGATGGCCGTCTTCGGCGCGCCGGTGGCCCGCACGGACGACGCGCTGCGCGCGCTCCAGTGCGCGAAGATGATGATGGACGCCATGGCGGACCTGCGCATCGAGGCGGAGTCGGAGTGGGCCGCCAACGGGCGCGAGGGCCGGCCGCTCGTGCTGGAGCTGGGCATCGGCATCAACTCGGGCGTCGTGGTCGCGGGCAACATCGGCAGCACGGTGCGCGCGGAGTACACCTGCATCGGCGACGCGGTGAATGTGGCCGCGCGGCTGTGCGCGCTGGCCGGCCCGGGGGAAATCCTCGTCGGCGAGCGCACCCGCGAGCTGGTCAACGCGAATGACACCGCCTTCGAGGACCTGCCGCCGGTGCGGCTGAAGGGCAAGCAGCAGCCCGTCCCGCTGTACCGCGCGCTATAAGGGCGCCCATGAGCCCCACCTCGGACGCCCTGCCGCCGCCTTCCCGACGCTCTCCCATCCTCTGGGTGGGGCTGGTGTTCGCGCTCGCGCTCATCGGCACGGTGCTGGGCTCGGCCCTCTTCCGCTCCCGCGCCATCCACTCGGACCGCATCCACCAGGACTTCGCGGTGCTGGAGGACGCGCTGGAGCGCTACCGCGCGGATGGGAACACCCTGCCCGAGGAAGCGGACCTCCAGCAGTTGCTGGTGCCCAAGTACCTCCCGTCCCTGCCGCTGGACCCGTGGGGCCATCCGTACCGCTACACCAGCAATGGCGAGCGGGTGATTCTCATCACCCTGGGCCAGGACGACCTGCGGGGCGGCAAGGGCGAGGAGCAGGACCACACCAACTCCGACGGGCACGGCACGCCGCGCGCGAAGTGACGCCCCGGCCGTCCCTCGAAGCAGGGGGGCGGGCGAGCGGAGGCGTATGCCGCCCGGCGGCGCCGTGTGCATCTGTTCCCTCACGGGGTGGCTCCCGCCACCCCGATGAAGGAGGGCGGCCATGGCCATCGTTTGTGCGACGAACCTCTCCCCCGAGTCGGTCGAGGCAGCGAACGTGGCGGCGGCGCTGGCGGCCAGGCTGGGCGAGCCCCTGCTGCTGCTCGGCGTCCTGGACGGTGAACCCCCCGGCCCCATGGGGAGGGACGCGGAGTCGGCTGCCCTCCAGCGGCTGGAGGCAGAGAGCGCCCGGCTGAGGCCGGTGGCCGGGGTGGTGCGGCCCGTGCTGCGCTCCAGCACCGCGGCGGAGGAGGTGCTCAGCGACGAGGAGTGCCGGCACGGGCGCTGGGTGGTGGTGGCGGCCGACGGGTGGCGCCCCCCGGCGTGGCGGCGCGCCTCCATGCCGGAGCGGCTGGCGAGGCACGGCTGCGCCCCGGTGTTGGCGGTGCGGCGCGAGGCGGCCCTGGTGGACTGGCTGCGCGGGCGCAGGCGGCTGTTGGTGATGGTGGGGGTGGACCCGTGCTCGGCCACCTCCGACGCCGCGGTGACGTTCCTCCGCGAGGTGCGCCGCGTGGGCCCGTGCGACGTGCTGGCCACCTACGTGTGCTCGCCGCTGGAGGCGCGTGAGCGGCTGGGCATCCACACGCCCGTGCACGTGGAGGTGCTGGAGCCGACGGTGCGGAACATGGAGGCGCTGGACCCCGCGGTGGAGCGCGTGCTGCAACGCGACGTCTGCGAGCGGGTGGGGATGCTCGAGGGAGAAGGGCGCCTGGAGGTGGTGCTGGAGCCCGGTTTCGGGCGGCCGGCGGACCACCTGCTGCATGTGGCGCACGCGCGCGGGGCGGACCTGGTCGTGGTGGGCACGCACGCGCGCGGCGGGCTGGGCCGGCTGTGGCACGGCTCGGTGTCCGCGGGGGTGTTGCGGCACGCGGAGCAGTCCGTGGCGTGCGTGCCGCCCTCGCTGCGCGAGCCGCGTCCGGCCGTGGCGCCTCGCAGCGTGCTGGTGCCGGTGGACTTCTCGGAGGCCAGCGCGCGAGCCATCTCCCAGGCGCGCTCGCTGGTGGGGCCCGGAGGCCGCGTCCACCTGCTGCACGTCCACCGCCGGCGCTCGGGGGAGGTGGCCTTCCACGACCACTACGGCGTGCTGCCCGAGCCGCCGCGGGAGAAGGACCGGGTGCTCCAGCGGCTGTGGGAGCTGGTGCCGCGCGACGCGGGGTCGCAGGCGGTGCACTGGAGCGTGGAGGGCGTCTCCGGGGACGACGTGACGCTGGCCATCTGCCAGGCCACGGAGCGCGAAGGGGTGGACCTGGTGTGCGTGGGCACCTCGCCGGAGCCCTCGCGGGAGCCGGATGCCCTCAAGGGCGCGGTGGCCCGCGAGCTGGTGGCCCGCTGCCGCCGGCCCGTCATGGTGGTGCCCACCGCCTGAGGGTAATTCCTGTCAGCCCACCTTGTCTCACGTGAAAGGGATTTCAGGTGGGATGCGATGTGACATACCTGTGAAGACGCGTCACCCATTGAACGGAGGACCCGGTAGGGCGTTAGACTCCCTCAGACACGATTTTCCAGACAGCAGGGGGTCATCCGGTGACACCGCGCGGGTATCGTGAAGAGGAACTCGTCTGTAACCGTTCGTCGCTGCTCATCCATGGCGGCACGGAGGAGGAGCGCCGCTCCTGGGCACAGGAGGCCGCGCGCAGCTTCGACGTGGAGCTGGTGGAAGTGAGGCAGGCGGTGGACCTGCCCGGAGCGCTCAAGCAGCCCAACGGGGTGGTGTTCATCCCCGACGTGGCGAAGCTGGGGCGTGACGCGCAGTTCGCGCTGCTGCGCTGCCTGCAGATGCAGGAGGAGCGGCCCAAGGTGGTGGTGGGCCTGTCCGGCGCGGCGGACGCGGCGCTGACGCGCGGCACGCTGCGCGAGGACCTGCACTACCGGCTGCATCAGGCACAGGTGGACCTGCAGAAGGACGGCCTGCGCGACCTGCTGCGGCAGCGGTGGGCGCGGCAGGCGGA contains these protein-coding regions:
- a CDS encoding adenylate/guanylate cyclase domain-containing protein — encoded protein: MSASSPLFGDLLLKLGIVTPSQVQEALALQALTGQRVGEALISLGYVTREQIQDALGEALGLHQDKSPLQPALGELLVGLKYVTLAQLEEALARQRRDGRKLGEILVELGHCTYKQIYEALGLQNRIAGRQEAPRPFIDGRRRVVVVDDSPLACAFVQEGLVALNYEVLCYQDPFEALEGMSRLQPAIVLSDLEMPGLDGVELCRRLKEGPSRGVPVIILTANDREAERVRGLRAGADDYVNKSASMDELAARIESVVRRTGETERMRKLFARYTSDAVVDEILKSADAVVLTGEKREVTVLFSDIRNFTGLAESLPPEQVVGVLNQVLGRLSDAVFTCGGTLDKFLGDGLMAVFGAPVARTDDALRALQCAKMMMDAMADLRIEAESEWAANGREGRPLVLELGIGINSGVVVAGNIGSTVRAEYTCIGDAVNVAARLCALAGPGEILVGERTRELVNANDTAFEDLPPVRLKGKQQPVPLYRAL
- a CDS encoding type II secretion system protein GspG, with amino-acid sequence MSPTSDALPPPSRRSPILWVGLVFALALIGTVLGSALFRSRAIHSDRIHQDFAVLEDALERYRADGNTLPEEADLQQLLVPKYLPSLPLDPWGHPYRYTSNGERVILITLGQDDLRGGKGEEQDHTNSDGHGTPRAK
- a CDS encoding universal stress protein: MAIVCATNLSPESVEAANVAAALAARLGEPLLLLGVLDGEPPGPMGRDAESAALQRLEAESARLRPVAGVVRPVLRSSTAAEEVLSDEECRHGRWVVVAADGWRPPAWRRASMPERLARHGCAPVLAVRREAALVDWLRGRRRLLVMVGVDPCSATSDAAVTFLREVRRVGPCDVLATYVCSPLEARERLGIHTPVHVEVLEPTVRNMEALDPAVERVLQRDVCERVGMLEGEGRLEVVLEPGFGRPADHLLHVAHARGADLVVVGTHARGGLGRLWHGSVSAGVLRHAEQSVACVPPSLREPRPAVAPRSVLVPVDFSEASARAISQARSLVGPGGRVHLLHVHRRRSGEVAFHDHYGVLPEPPREKDRVLQRLWELVPRDAGSQAVHWSVEGVSGDDVTLAICQATEREGVDLVCVGTSPEPSREPDALKGAVARELVARCRRPVMVVPTA
- a CDS encoding Fis family transcriptional regulator, with amino-acid sequence MTPRGYREEELVCNRSSLLIHGGTEEERRSWAQEAARSFDVELVEVRQAVDLPGALKQPNGVVFIPDVAKLGRDAQFALLRCLQMQEERPKVVVGLSGAADAALTRGTLREDLHYRLHQAQVDLQKDGLRDLLRQRWARQAEQLAAKLAAAKAAEEKARAAADARRPGTVTRIAPKRKVVAVTRKAASRNAVR